The Curtobacterium herbarum genome contains the following window.
GCGACACCGGCCCGGTCGCCCCCGACCACGGCTCCGCCGCGCGCCTGCTGTCCGACCGTGCGCGCCTCACCCCCGCCCGGCCGATCCTCGCCGAGCGCACCGGCGACACCTGGACCGGCATCGCGGCCGCCGACGTCCTGGCCCGGGTCCGCGCGATCGCGAAGGGCTTCGTCGCCGCCGGCCTGCAGCCCGGGGCACACGTCGCGATCCTCTGCCGCACCCGCATGGAGTGGACGCTCGTCGACTTCGCGGTGTGGACCGCCGGCCTGGTGTCCGTCCCCGTCTACGAGACGAGCTCCCCGGACCAGATCCGACACATCCTGTCGGACTCCGAGTCGGTGGCGATCGTCGTCGAGAACGAGGAGCACGCGCGCCGCGTCGCCGGCATCGCCGACGACCTGCCGCACCTCGGTCAGCACTGGACCGTCGACGGCGGTGGCCTGGACGACCTCGCCCGCCTCGGAGAGGGGATCGCGGACGACGAGCTCGACGCCCGCACGGCCGCCGTCTCCGGGCGGGACGACGCCACGATCATCTACACCTCGGGTACCACGGGTCGGCCGAAGGGCTGCGTGCTGCGGCACGACAACTTCACCGCCACGGTCGAGGGGTCGACCGAGGCCATGTCCGAGATCGTCTCCGGGGACGCCTCGACGCTGCTGTTCATCCCGATGGCCCACGTCTTCGCCCGGTTCATCGCGGCGATGTCGGTGTCGGCCGGGGTCCTGGTCGGGCACGAGCCGGACACGAAGGACCTGATGCGGGCGGTGTCGACCTTCAAGCCGACCTTCCTGCTCGCCGTCCCCCGGGTCTTCGAGAAGATCTACAACTCGGCGGAGCAGAAGGCCGACCTCGGCGGCAAGGGCCGGGTCTTCCGCGCTGCCGCCGCCACCGCCGTCGCGCACTCCGAGGCCGTCGCCGCCGGACGGGTCCCGTTGGGTCTGGCCCTGCGCTTCCGGCTGTTCGACCGGCTCGTCTACAGCAGGCTCCGCGAGGCGATCGGCGGCCGCGTCCGCTACGCCATCAGCGGCTCCGCACCGCTCTCACCACGGCTGTCGCACTTCTTCCGCTCCATCGGCGTGCACATCCTCGAGGGCTACGGGCTCACCGAGACGACCGCACCCGCGACGGTCAACCGCGCCACCGAACTGCGGATCGGATCGGTCGGCCGTGCGCTGCCGGGCGTCGAGGTCCGGATCGCCGACGACCAGGAGATCCTGATCCGCGGCGTCGACGTCTTCGACCGCTACTGGCAGAACCCGGAGGCCACCGCCGCCGCGTTCCGTGACGGCTGGTTCCGCACCGGCGACCTCGGCCGACTGGACGGCGACGGGATCCTGTCCGTCACCGGCCGTGCGAAGGAGCTCATCGTCACCGCGAGCGGCAAGAACGTCGCACCGGCCCCGCTCGAGGACGCGATCCGCGAGCACCCCCTCGTCGGGCAGGTCGTCGTCGTCGGCGAGGGCAAGCCCTTCGTCGCCGCCCTCGTCACGCTCGACCGGGACATGCTGCCCGGCTGGTGCGAGGCGCGCGGCATCGTCCCCGCGCTCACGCCGCAGCAGGCCGCGCACGACGAGCGCGTGCAGCAGGCCGTCCAGGAGGCCGTGGACACCGCGAACGGGCGGGTCTCCCGTGCCGAGTCGGTGCGGTCCTTCTCGGTCCTCGACGCGGACCTCACGGAGGCGTCCGGTCACCTCACGCCGAAGCTCACGATCAAGCGGTCGGTCGTCCTACGGGACTTCGCGGCGGACATCGAGTACATCTACTCGGGCTCGAAGGTGCAGACCACGGCGACGCCGGTGATCGAGAGCCGCCGGCGGCGGTGAGCTGCCGCGTGCTCCGGTGCTGACCGCCGGACGTGTAGGACGCACTGGAGGCCCGGTGCCGGTTCCGTGGACCGGCACCGGGCCTCCAGGTGCGTGCGGTCTGCTGCGTGCGTGCTGTCTGCTGCGTGCGTCCGGGGTCGTGTCGCTGCGGCAGGCCGACGTCGTCGTCGTCGTCCGGGTGCGCGTCCGCTTGCGCGTCCGCGCCGAGCGCGTCAGCGCCGAGCGCGTCAGGCGGAGGCGGGCTCCTGGCCCTGTTCCGGCTCGAGGACGGCCGTCGCGGCAGTCGTCGCGGGCAGCGGCTCGGGGCGTCGGTTGGTGCGGGTGCGGTGCGAGCTGAGCTCGTCGGTGTGGAGTGTCATCATGGGTCCTGGGAGGTGGGAGACCGTGTCGGCGGGAAGACCGACCGGGACACGGTACCGCTTCGTCGGCATGTGACGACAATCCCGCGTTGGGGTGTCACCCGTCAGGGCGGCAGGTGTCCCCCACGAGCAGACACAACGTCCCCCACGGGCAACAGGCACGCCCCCGCGGGCGGCGACGGCGTCCCGAGTGGGGAGCACGCCGACCGCCCGCGGGGGCGTCCGGATCCGGGTCGGTCAGCGCCGCATGGTGATGGTGGAGCTGGCCATGCCGACGGCACTCGCGACACCCGGGTGGGTGATCGTCACCTTCACGCGGTACTTCGACGCCGGCAGCTTCGCGATGGAGAACGGCACGGAGTTGGAGCCCTTCTTCACGGCGATGTCGTCGGCGATCGGCCTCCACGTGTTCGAGCCGCCACCGGCGACGAAGACCGTCGCCGTGGTGCCCGCGACCCAGGCGGCGTCGTGGAACGTGATGGTCGTCGACCCGACCGCCGTGGGGTCGGCCCGGAGATGCAGCGCACGCAGGTGCCAGGTGAGCGCGCCCGGGTCCTCGTTCGGGTCGAAGCGCAGGGCGGACACGGTGCGCCCGGCCCAGCCGAGCTTCGGGTTGAGGG
Protein-coding sequences here:
- a CDS encoding AMP-dependent synthetase/ligase — encoded protein: MTDQRADRTTSTSTGGTPTGGSPAVGRAAPDSSAHPSDAVPEARPDTRPGTVRDTGPVAPDHGSAARLLSDRARLTPARPILAERTGDTWTGIAAADVLARVRAIAKGFVAAGLQPGAHVAILCRTRMEWTLVDFAVWTAGLVSVPVYETSSPDQIRHILSDSESVAIVVENEEHARRVAGIADDLPHLGQHWTVDGGGLDDLARLGEGIADDELDARTAAVSGRDDATIIYTSGTTGRPKGCVLRHDNFTATVEGSTEAMSEIVSGDASTLLFIPMAHVFARFIAAMSVSAGVLVGHEPDTKDLMRAVSTFKPTFLLAVPRVFEKIYNSAEQKADLGGKGRVFRAAAATAVAHSEAVAAGRVPLGLALRFRLFDRLVYSRLREAIGGRVRYAISGSAPLSPRLSHFFRSIGVHILEGYGLTETTAPATVNRATELRIGSVGRALPGVEVRIADDQEILIRGVDVFDRYWQNPEATAAAFRDGWFRTGDLGRLDGDGILSVTGRAKELIVTASGKNVAPAPLEDAIREHPLVGQVVVVGEGKPFVAALVTLDRDMLPGWCEARGIVPALTPQQAAHDERVQQAVQEAVDTANGRVSRAESVRSFSVLDADLTEASGHLTPKLTIKRSVVLRDFAADIEYIYSGSKVQTTATPVIESRRRR